A DNA window from Halomonas zincidurans B6 contains the following coding sequences:
- a CDS encoding alpha-D-ribose 1-methylphosphonate 5-triphosphate diphosphatase: MSEQILTHARLVLDDEVVSGSLVIRDGMIADIDTAPSQRPAVIDCDGDYLLPGLVELHTDNMEKYFQPRPKVAWPSRQAALAHDAQMAASGITTVFDAVSIGDVNKDSMRHLALHEMCTAIGDIVADGLARVDHRLHLRCEVSQPETLQRFQALADLPLLGLVSLMDHAPGQRQFASFDAYRTYYQGKYGLDDAELEAFVAEQLANSGRYSAEHRQTIAAECHKRGLALASHDDATLEHVAESHEYGTRVAEFPTTHAAAEASHRAGMAVMMGAPNVVRGGSHSGNIAAATLVERGVLDILSSDYYPAALLDAVFRVADMPGGYSLPRAVATASRRPAEAVGLTDRGRLASGLRADLLRVRLIDGHPMLQRAWSCGRQVH, from the coding sequence GCATGATCGCCGACATCGATACCGCCCCCAGCCAGCGTCCGGCGGTGATCGACTGCGATGGCGACTACCTGCTGCCGGGACTGGTCGAGCTGCATACCGACAACATGGAAAAGTATTTCCAGCCCCGCCCCAAGGTCGCCTGGCCGAGCCGTCAGGCGGCACTCGCCCACGACGCGCAGATGGCGGCCAGCGGCATCACCACGGTGTTTGATGCCGTGTCGATCGGCGACGTCAACAAGGACAGCATGCGCCACCTGGCGCTGCATGAAATGTGCACCGCCATCGGCGACATCGTCGCCGATGGGCTGGCCCGGGTCGACCATCGCCTGCACCTGCGTTGCGAGGTCAGCCAGCCCGAGACATTGCAGCGCTTCCAGGCGCTGGCCGACCTGCCGCTGCTCGGCCTGGTGTCACTGATGGATCATGCCCCGGGCCAGCGCCAGTTCGCCTCGTTCGACGCCTACCGCACTTACTACCAGGGCAAATACGGCCTCGACGACGCCGAACTCGAAGCGTTCGTCGCGGAACAGCTCGCCAACAGCGGCCGTTACAGTGCCGAGCACCGCCAGACCATCGCCGCCGAATGTCACAAGCGAGGCCTGGCGCTGGCCAGTCACGACGACGCGACCCTGGAGCACGTCGCCGAGAGCCATGAGTACGGCACCCGTGTCGCCGAGTTTCCGACCACCCACGCAGCCGCCGAGGCCTCGCATCGCGCCGGCATGGCGGTGATGATGGGTGCGCCCAACGTGGTCCGCGGCGGGTCGCACTCCGGCAACATCGCGGCGGCGACGTTGGTCGAGCGCGGCGTGCTCGACATCCTGTCCTCCGATTATTATCCGGCAGCCCTGCTCGATGCCGTGTTCAGGGTCGCCGACATGCCAGGCGGCTACTCGCTACCCCGCGCCGTGGCCACCGCCTCGCGCCGTCCGGCCGAGGCCGTGGGGCTCACCGACCGGGGGCGTCTCGCCTCGGGGCTGCGTGCCGACCTGTTGCGCGTGCGCCTGATCGACGGCCACCCGATGCTGCAACGGGCATGGTCCTGCGGACGGCAGGTGCATTGA
- the phnN gene encoding ribose 1,5-bisphosphokinase: MSTESSAETRTEPGAKKARLVYLMGASGVGKDTLLGEVRRHRPEWLVAHRYITRPSGTSENCVSLSAEEFERRRRLGLFCLDWHAHGLDYGLGIEIPAWLERDQVVIVNGSRRALATARECFGERLLPVLVTAQPSVLRERLIQRGRETRDEIQARLCRHQQLAATLDDVDRIDNSHELRHTVAALQALLVTECPA; the protein is encoded by the coding sequence GTGAGCACGGAATCAAGTGCCGAAACACGCACGGAACCGGGTGCGAAAAAAGCCCGACTCGTTTACCTGATGGGCGCCAGCGGGGTCGGCAAGGACACCTTGCTCGGCGAAGTGCGCCGGCACCGCCCCGAATGGCTGGTGGCCCATCGCTATATCACGCGCCCCAGCGGCACGAGCGAGAACTGCGTGAGTCTGTCGGCGGAAGAATTCGAACGACGGCGGCGCCTGGGCCTGTTCTGCCTCGACTGGCACGCGCATGGTCTCGACTATGGCCTGGGCATCGAGATCCCGGCCTGGCTGGAGCGCGACCAGGTGGTGATCGTCAACGGCAGTCGCCGCGCTCTGGCCACGGCACGCGAGTGCTTCGGCGAGCGGTTGCTGCCGGTGCTGGTGACCGCGCAACCCTCGGTGCTGCGGGAGCGCCTGATCCAGCGCGGCAGAGAGACACGGGACGAGATCCAGGCGCGCCTGTGCCGTCACCAGCAACTGGCAGCGACCCTCGACGACGTCGACCGCATCGACAACAGCCATGAACTGCGGCACACCGTTGCAGCGTTGCAGGCCTTGCTCGTGACGGAGTGCCCGGCATGA
- the phnP gene encoding phosphonate metabolism protein PhnP has product MRLRFVGTGDSAQVPRFGCDCPACQRARVLSGHRRGPCCAEIRVDGARIVLDAGRMDLAESCERERPAAVLLTHYHADHVQGLFHLRWGTGEPIPIYGPKDAQGCADLHKNPGILAFRPRLKPFRSLSLNGLEVTPVPLNHSKPTLGYCIAGLGTKLAYLTDTLGLPGGTERFLRLWQPDAVILDATHPAGHHAPRNHNSLDMALAIIDRLAPARAWLTHLSHEFDAQAMHEPLRLPPNVSLAEDGLEIEF; this is encoded by the coding sequence ATGAGGCTGCGCTTCGTGGGCACCGGGGACAGCGCACAGGTACCGCGATTCGGTTGTGATTGCCCGGCCTGCCAGCGGGCCCGTGTGTTGAGCGGCCACCGGCGCGGCCCGTGCTGCGCCGAAATCCGTGTCGACGGGGCGCGCATTGTGCTGGATGCCGGACGCATGGATCTTGCCGAGAGTTGCGAGCGTGAGCGTCCCGCAGCCGTTCTGTTGACGCACTATCATGCCGATCACGTGCAGGGGCTGTTCCACCTGCGCTGGGGCACGGGCGAACCGATTCCGATCTATGGCCCCAAGGATGCCCAGGGTTGTGCCGATCTGCACAAGAATCCGGGAATCCTGGCCTTCCGACCCCGACTGAAGCCTTTTCGGTCACTGTCGCTCAATGGCCTTGAAGTCACTCCCGTGCCCCTCAATCACAGCAAACCCACCCTGGGCTACTGCATCGCCGGGCTCGGTACGAAGCTGGCCTACCTGACCGATACGCTCGGCCTGCCCGGCGGTACCGAGCGCTTTCTGCGTCTGTGGCAACCGGATGCAGTGATTCTCGATGCCACCCACCCTGCCGGTCATCATGCGCCGCGCAATCACAACAGCCTCGACATGGCCCTGGCCATTATCGACCGCCTGGCGCCCGCCCGGGCCTGGCTGACCCACCTCAGCCACGAATTCGACGCCCAGGCCATGCATGAGCCACTGCGCTTACCGCCTAACGTGTCATTGGCGGAGGATGGCCTGGAAATCGAGTTTTGA
- a CDS encoding RES family NAD+ phosphorylase: MSPGIIVVSYTVQLASVVDFSHGCSADWDAPWQEIGCDWRRLWFNEHIEPPSWLLGDLALEAGASGILFPSIANPGGTNLAIYTDALGNQDSLEVYDPDGRLRVDQTSWR, translated from the coding sequence ATGTCTCCGGGGATAATTGTTGTTAGCTACACAGTACAGTTGGCCAGCGTAGTGGATTTCAGCCACGGGTGCTCGGCCGACTGGGACGCGCCGTGGCAGGAAATAGGCTGTGACTGGCGCAGACTGTGGTTTAACGAGCACATCGAGCCTCCCAGCTGGTTACTCGGCGACCTGGCTCTGGAAGCTGGCGCCAGTGGAATTCTATTCCCATCGATTGCCAACCCGGGCGGTACGAATCTCGCGATCTACACCGACGCTCTGGGCAACCAGGATAGTCTGGAAGTCTACGATCCAGACGGCCGTCTGCGGGTTGACCAGACTTCCTGGCGTTGA
- a CDS encoding mechanosensitive ion channel family protein: MTHGIGKGRMKKNGSWILWLVTTVTLTFSSLCVAQTPGAESEETRWFSVDSLNEGLGHSPEAVNRMTPRESIRSFLELTKNRRFEAAAHILNLSELAPAEQRERGDELARKLAEVLKRGEWLDVSDLPGRQDAAIEDSSGQNPQAGEPRRNLKLASLTANGEIYDIRLGRYRVGNEEPVWLIMPDSVSSIPLLYENYGPSLLEKYIPERFQASFGVLKIWEWMAIPVFLLVVGLVGWSTFHLVRLMALWLPSGAPSIFAGRIKVPTALIVMSLVSQMLLDYVVSFSAVVATFFRVLLITILAWGAGTVALRLVDTLMLRMMRRLMGQIDDTKPRDERKLLTTLYAMRRLIILITVTAVSVYVLSQIQLFESLGLSLLASASVLTVLVGIAGQAVLGNILSSFQLSLAKPIRIGDLVMFEGQWCYVEGIFYTFIRLRSWNERRVIVPVTYFVSKPFENLSVKNTKEYRSLELILHLSADIQCIREKFLEYAQEEDNVIEHHKLCCYVTEQTERAQRVVCYLMTSDPFAGWIAEMNLREKLMAFIRDNHPEWWPREVSVISERDVALGDGPGPRPATDAGSADG, translated from the coding sequence ATGACCCACGGAATCGGTAAGGGACGTATGAAGAAGAATGGCTCATGGATATTGTGGCTGGTGACCACGGTAACGCTCACTTTCTCCAGCCTGTGCGTGGCGCAAACCCCGGGCGCCGAAAGCGAAGAGACGCGCTGGTTCTCCGTCGATTCGCTGAACGAAGGGCTGGGCCACTCTCCCGAGGCGGTCAACCGAATGACGCCGCGAGAGTCGATCCGCAGCTTCCTGGAGCTGACGAAAAATCGTAGATTCGAGGCGGCGGCGCATATCCTCAACCTCTCCGAATTAGCCCCGGCAGAGCAGCGGGAGCGAGGAGACGAGCTTGCCAGGAAGCTGGCCGAAGTACTCAAGCGTGGCGAGTGGCTCGATGTGTCCGATCTTCCCGGCCGCCAGGATGCTGCCATCGAGGACTCGTCGGGTCAGAATCCCCAGGCGGGAGAGCCACGCCGCAATCTCAAGCTGGCATCGCTCACGGCCAATGGCGAAATCTATGACATTCGCCTGGGCCGATATCGGGTGGGCAACGAGGAACCGGTCTGGTTGATCATGCCGGATAGCGTTTCGTCGATTCCTCTGCTGTACGAGAACTACGGGCCTTCCTTGTTGGAGAAATATATCCCGGAGCGTTTCCAGGCCTCGTTCGGAGTGCTCAAGATCTGGGAATGGATGGCCATTCCGGTCTTCCTGCTGGTGGTTGGCCTGGTGGGGTGGAGCACTTTCCACCTGGTCAGGTTGATGGCGCTCTGGTTGCCTTCCGGCGCACCCAGCATCTTCGCCGGCCGAATCAAGGTGCCCACGGCGCTCATCGTCATGTCGCTGGTCAGCCAGATGCTGCTCGACTATGTGGTGTCCTTTTCGGCCGTGGTAGCGACGTTCTTTCGGGTGCTGTTGATCACCATTCTGGCATGGGGGGCCGGCACGGTAGCGCTTCGTCTCGTCGATACCCTCATGCTGAGAATGATGCGGCGTCTCATGGGGCAGATCGACGACACCAAACCCAGGGACGAGCGTAAATTACTGACGACACTCTACGCGATGCGCCGGCTCATCATCCTGATCACGGTGACCGCCGTTTCGGTTTACGTGCTCAGTCAGATCCAGCTCTTCGAGTCGCTGGGACTGTCGCTGCTGGCCTCGGCCAGTGTCCTGACGGTACTGGTGGGTATCGCCGGCCAAGCCGTGCTGGGCAATATCCTTTCTTCGTTTCAGTTGTCGTTGGCGAAGCCCATACGCATCGGCGATCTGGTGATGTTCGAAGGCCAGTGGTGCTATGTGGAGGGCATTTTCTACACCTTCATCCGATTGCGATCCTGGAATGAACGACGGGTGATCGTGCCGGTCACCTACTTCGTTTCCAAGCCTTTCGAGAACCTGTCGGTCAAGAACACCAAGGAGTACCGTAGCCTGGAGCTGATCCTTCATCTGAGCGCCGATATCCAGTGCATTCGAGAAAAGTTTCTGGAATACGCGCAGGAGGAGGATAACGTCATCGAGCACCACAAGTTGTGCTGTTACGTGACGGAGCAAACCGAGAGGGCCCAGCGGGTTGTCTGTTACCTGATGACCTCGGACCCCTTCGCCGGCTGGATCGCGGAAATGAATCTCCGGGAAAAACTGATGGCCTTCATCCGCGATAATCACCCCGAGTGGTGGCCGAGAGAGGTGTCGGTCATCAGTGAACGCGACGTCGCGCTCGGCGACGGGCCAGGCCCCCGGCCCGCTACAGATGCGGGCAGCGCCGATGGATGA
- a CDS encoding DUF3322 domain-containing protein produces MSWTSPADLRQQMEKVWLRGDILRARLNGEPLFPLTLRLRKPAAGDITERFAEVADWVRVLRESSKDKKGFGYTVHWRQRRHRVQGANDLPDAITVDTEDDALRWLGRRDDAARFSRLAERSLAMFPALRSGLCRRPLRALEHEPVWDDLLAVLAWFQAHPRPAVYLRELDIPGIHTKFIETHRGLLGELLDPVLPAGAIDAGATGVRGFNRRYGLRDKPVPIRFRLLDERLAIQGLTDLTVPVEQLARFDPGADTVFITENEINGLAFPPFPNALVIFGLGYRVEALRHLPWLAAKRLYYWGDIDTHGFAILNRFRHAFPHARSLLMDRATFEAHRPVWGREDDAKRFNGALANLTEAESDVFETLRENRLAPALRLEQEHIAQGWLLEALNRLT; encoded by the coding sequence ATGAGCTGGACCTCGCCGGCCGATCTGCGCCAGCAGATGGAGAAAGTCTGGCTGCGGGGCGATATTCTGCGCGCGCGTCTGAACGGCGAGCCGCTATTCCCCCTGACCTTGAGGCTGCGCAAACCCGCTGCCGGGGATATCACCGAACGTTTCGCCGAGGTGGCCGACTGGGTGCGCGTCCTGCGCGAGAGTTCCAAGGATAAGAAGGGCTTCGGCTATACGGTGCACTGGCGCCAGCGCCGCCATCGGGTGCAGGGCGCCAACGACCTGCCCGATGCGATCACCGTGGACACCGAAGACGATGCCCTGCGCTGGCTCGGCCGGCGTGATGACGCCGCGCGCTTTTCCCGACTCGCCGAGCGTAGCCTGGCGATGTTTCCCGCCTTGCGAAGCGGGTTGTGTCGACGCCCGCTGCGGGCCCTGGAACACGAGCCGGTGTGGGACGATCTACTCGCCGTGCTGGCCTGGTTCCAGGCGCACCCGAGGCCCGCTGTTTACCTGCGCGAGCTGGATATTCCCGGCATCCACACCAAGTTCATCGAAACCCATCGCGGCCTGCTCGGTGAGTTGCTCGACCCCGTGCTGCCGGCCGGGGCGATCGATGCCGGCGCCACCGGGGTGCGCGGCTTCAACCGCCGCTATGGGCTGCGCGACAAGCCGGTGCCGATTCGTTTCCGGTTGCTGGATGAGCGCCTGGCGATTCAGGGGCTCACCGACCTGACGGTGCCGGTGGAGCAACTCGCCCGATTCGACCCGGGGGCTGATACCGTCTTCATCACCGAGAACGAGATCAACGGTCTGGCGTTTCCGCCTTTCCCCAACGCGCTGGTGATCTTCGGCCTGGGCTATCGTGTGGAGGCGCTGCGTCACCTTCCCTGGCTGGCCGCTAAACGACTCTATTACTGGGGCGATATCGACACCCATGGCTTCGCCATTCTCAATCGGTTCCGCCACGCCTTTCCGCATGCGCGCTCGCTGCTGATGGACCGCGCCACGTTCGAGGCTCACCGGCCGGTCTGGGGACGGGAAGACGACGCCAAGCGCTTCAATGGGGCGCTCGCCAATCTGACCGAAGCAGAAAGTGACGTGTTTGAGACGCTCCGCGAGAACCGGCTGGCGCCGGCTCTTCGGCTGGAGCAGGAGCATATCGCCCAGGGCTGGTTGCTGGAGGCGCTGAATCGCCTCACCTAG